CAGGCGACGCGGCGTGCCGCCCGTCGCCCAGATCAGCTTGCCATAGCCGACCACCGCGCCATCGCTCAGCGTCACGCTGTGCGCCTTGGGATCCACTGACGCGACACGGCGCCCGAGCAGCAGATCCACGCCGCGTTCGCCCCAGAAGGCCTGGGGCCGAATCAGGATGCGCTCGAATGACTTGTCGCCGGAGAGATAATCCTTGGAAAGCGGCGGCCGTTCGTAAGGGGGCTCGTTCTCGTCGCCCAGCAACGCGATCGTGCCTTCGAACTTGAGCTGGCGGAGCACCACCGCCGCCTGCGCGCCACCATGCCCGGCGCCCACGATCAGCACATCATATTTGTCTCGAACGCTCAAATCGCTCTCCCACCCTTCGGCCCCGCGGCCTGCCATCTGCGCGCATAATGGCACTTCGCGTTCAACGCCAGTTGACCGGCACATCGGCTATGCCTATAGGCGCGCTTCTTCCGGCGCTGGCCGCCGGATTTGCCCGTGGGGCGGAGTAGCTCAGCTGGTTAGAGCAGCGGAATCATAATCCGCGTGTCGGGGGTTCAAGTCCCTCCTCCGCTACCATTCTATCTCTCCGATCGGCGGAAAAATTGCGGCCCTGGCGGCTGCAACTCGGGTCGACACGCCGCCCAAGCGTCAAAATGCTTAACCGATGTTGATCCTGCCGAACTTCGCCCGGCGTGAGTGGAACCGTCGGCCGCGCAGTTCGTCGATTTCCGGAGTAAATGGGAGGCATCGATGGACAGCGAGGATTCTGCCCCGGCGGAGACGCTCGATGCGGATCATGTTCCGCCTTACCGGCACTATGTCATCCGTGCACAGGCAAGTATCGATGCCGCCAGGGCCGAAACATTGCCGCATCGCATGCGCATTCATCTCCAGGCTGCCCGGCAATGGACCGCGCTTGCCGAAAAGGCCGCCTTTGTCGAACGGCGGCGGTCGTCACGCGACAGGGGCGACCAAGGCTAGGCCGCCGTCATCCGCCGGCTCGTGCCGAACAGCGCGTAGATCCGGCGCAACAGATCCTCGGGCAGGCTCAGATAGAGCGGATCGAAGCCTGCAAGCGTGCGCAACCCCGGCCAGTCCACGATCTCGATCATGCGCGAACGCCACGCCAGCAGGCGCCGTTCGCGCAGCTGCGCGATCATGCGGTTGACGTGCACCGAGGTCATGCCCGTCGTCTCGCCAAGCTGGCTCTGCGTCAGCAGGAACGGGAAGCTCTGGCCGTTGGCCAGCCCGATCGCCGCGTATCGCACCGCCAGCTCGCAGATCAGGTGGGCAACCCGCGCCGCAGCGGGTCGGTGACCGACGTTGATCACCCAGGTCGCCAGGATGGCCGCATCGACGACGCAATCCCGCCAGAATGCGCGGCCCAGTTCCGGAAGCTCGTCGGCCGTGCGCTTCAACGCCATGTGAGGGACACGGACGATCGTGGTGCGTCCTATGGCCTGCAGCGCCGACGTCGCCGCGGGCGATACCACCGAATGAAGATCGACCATGTCGCCCGGAACATGGAGCGCGGTGATCTGACGCTCACCATCTGCCGTTTGCGCGAATCGACCGACAAGCCCATCGGTGACGAGGCAGGCGTGGGTGGTGTGGTCGCCGAGCCGCACGAAATCGCGATTCGCACTCACCTCGACCAAATCGCACGGCAATGCCAACACGGCATCGCGTTCGCGGGTGCTGAGTTCGGATCGCATCAGCAGGCGATCGAGCCATTGGTTCAGCGCTTTTCGGTACTTCATCTCGAACGGCCTCTCCCGTCAGTGTCTCCTTGGCCTGCGATCATGCGACCGCGCATTCGCGGGGATCGATCACGCCTGTGAAACGAGATCGGTCGTCCACGAGTTCCCGGCTCGTCGCCGCCAAGTGCGGCGAGCAATGCGATGTACCGGATGTACAACGACAATTTTCGGCGACGTGGCTTCGCCAGAACAATCCCTTCTGATCGAAGCCGCGATAACATTTGTTGAAGCCAGAATCGGCAGGCGGATGCTTTCGAACTTCCGGATGCGGGGCGTGATTGCCTCGACGATCCTGGAGACGGCATGCAGGTTGCGAAGCATTTACCCGCGTTACGATTATGGCTGGAACGGCTGCAGATGCGGTCAACGTTGAGCGATGAGGAACGGAACGCGATCCTTGGGCTGCCGTGCGAGTTCATCGATGTCGCCGCGAACCATGATTTCATTCGTCTGGGTGAAAATAGCCGTCATGCCTGCCTCGTCGCGGAGGGCCTGGTGGGACGGTTCGCGCAGACCGCGGCGGGTGCACGCCAGATTTTCGCGCTGCACATCCCCGGGGACATGGCCGACCTTCATTCGCTCGTCGCGCCGGAGGCGAGCACGGGGCTTCAGGCCCTGTCCCGCTCGACGATGCTTGCCGTTCCGCACGCGGCGCTGTTGCCGCTGCTCGATCTCTATCCCGGCATCGGCCGCGCGTTCTGGCGCGACAGCATTGTCGACACATCCATCCTGTCGACGTGGGTGCTCAACCTCGGATGCCGATCGGGCGGCGCCCGACTTGCGCATCTGCTGTGCGAGATGGCGGTGCGTTATGCGCTGATCGGGCGCGGGCGCGACCTGCGCTTCGACCTTCCTGCCACCCAGCTCCATCTCGCCGAATGCACCGGCATGACGTCCGTCCACCTCAACCGGATGATGATGGAATTGCGCGGTCGGGGGCTCGTCCGCACGCGAACGCCGAAGATCGAGATCATCGACTGGAAGGGGCTGACAGAACTCGCCGGGTTCGATGCCGGTTATCTCTGCCTGCCGTCATCCGCGGCGGAGCAGGTGCGGCTGGCGCTGCGGGTGCGCTGAACCGGTTCAGCGCTCCAAGGCCGTCAGCAAGTCGCGGTGGAAGCGATCGGGCGCCTGGATTTGCGGCGCATGGCCGAGATCGGGGTAGGTGATCAGCGCGGCGCCGGGAATGCGCTTCGCCGTCTCGCGCGCGAGCACCGGATAATCGCCCAGCGTCGCGGCCAGTGCCTTGTCCGAACGATCCTTGCCGATTGCGGTATTGTCCTTTTCGCCCACGATCAGCACGGTGGGGATAGCGATCCGCCCGAGTTCGTGGACCACGGGCTGATTGAAGACCATGTCCGATGTGAGCGCCTGGTGCCAGGCAATGGTCGCGCCGTCTGCGCCGGCGTACATCGAGGCCAGCATCTCCACCCAACGATCATAGTCCGCTCGCCATGTGCCGGCGTAATAGGTGCGTTGCTGATAGGCGCGGATCGTCGCCGCGCTGGTCTTGCGTTCGCCAGCGAAAAGCTGATCGACGGTCGCGTTGGGGACACCCTTGGCGCGCCAGTCCTCCAGCCCGATCGGATTGACCAGCACCAGTTGGGAGACCGCGTCGGGATATTGCAGCGCATAGCGGATGGCCAGCATTCCGCCCATCGAATGACCGATAAGGATCGGCTTCGCCACGCCCAGCGCGTCGAGCAGCGTCTTGCTGTTCGCCGCCAGCGTGTGAAGACCATATTGATAGCGGTCCGGCTTGGTCGACTTGCAGAACCCGATCTGGTCGGGCGCGATCACGCGATAGCCGGCGGCTGTCAGCGCACGGATCGTTCCCTGCCACGCACCCGCGCAGAAATTCTTGCCATGGAGCAGCACTGCCGTTCGGCCATTGGGACGTTCGGCAGGAACATCCAGATACGCCATCTCCATCGCAACACCCTGGCTGGTGAAGCTGTGGCGCTGGACCGGCCAGCCATAGTCGAAATCTGCGAGCATCGAGTCTGCCCGCGCCGCCCCGGGCGTCGCGGCGCATGCAAGGCCGAAGATGGCCATCGACAGAAGGCGGCGGCGTTTCAGCGGCATAGGGCGCACGCCGCAATCAACGGGACGCCGTCTGATATCGCCGTTCCCGGGATCAGAAATCATAGACCAGCGAGGCCCGGCTCGTCGTGTCGAGCTGCCTGCGCTCATTGGTGGGTTGGCTTTCGAACTGGACGTTGTAGCTGAACTGCGCGGAGAGCGGGCCGAACAGTTTCGCCTTCAGCGCGGTCTGGCCGATCAACGAACTGTTGATGTGGTCCGCATAGAGCGACAACTCATGATCGAGGCTGACGCTCCGACTGATCTTCCACGCGAAGTCGATCGAACCGCGTGCGGCGATCGCGGTTTCCGTCGATGCCTCGACATAATTCGTATAGCGGACCGCCGGGCCGGCCTCGAGATCGAGGGTCACGTTGCCGTCTAGCGCACGATAGCCAAGACCGAGCGATGCGGAATAGCGGGCGGCATAGCCGAGGAAGCGGTCGTTCTCATATTGGAGAAGGCCAACGGCATAGCCCTTGCGCGCGAATTTATAGTTCGCCTCCAGCGAACCCGTGTAACGTTCCCGCGACGTAACGCCGGCGCTTTCCTGATAGTCGGCAGTGGCGGCGGCATTGTTGCGCCAGCGCAGCCCATCCCGATGCACCCGCACCGCGCCGCTCACGCCGGCATTGTCGGTGTTGCCGGTCGTGCGGAAGCCGCCCAGCTCGACC
The window above is part of the Sphingomonas sanxanigenens DSM 19645 = NX02 genome. Proteins encoded here:
- a CDS encoding Crp/Fnr family transcriptional regulator, whose amino-acid sequence is MKYRKALNQWLDRLLMRSELSTRERDAVLALPCDLVEVSANRDFVRLGDHTTHACLVTDGLVGRFAQTADGERQITALHVPGDMVDLHSVVSPAATSALQAIGRTTIVRVPHMALKRTADELPELGRAFWRDCVVDAAILATWVINVGHRPAAARVAHLICELAVRYAAIGLANGQSFPFLLTQSQLGETTGMTSVHVNRMIAQLRERRLLAWRSRMIEIVDWPGLRTLAGFDPLYLSLPEDLLRRIYALFGTSRRMTAA
- a CDS encoding Crp/Fnr family transcriptional regulator, which encodes MRSTLSDEERNAILGLPCEFIDVAANHDFIRLGENSRHACLVAEGLVGRFAQTAAGARQIFALHIPGDMADLHSLVAPEASTGLQALSRSTMLAVPHAALLPLLDLYPGIGRAFWRDSIVDTSILSTWVLNLGCRSGGARLAHLLCEMAVRYALIGRGRDLRFDLPATQLHLAECTGMTSVHLNRMMMELRGRGLVRTRTPKIEIIDWKGLTELAGFDAGYLCLPSSAAEQVRLALRVR
- a CDS encoding alpha/beta fold hydrolase; this translates as MLADFDYGWPVQRHSFTSQGVAMEMAYLDVPAERPNGRTAVLLHGKNFCAGAWQGTIRALTAAGYRVIAPDQIGFCKSTKPDRYQYGLHTLAANSKTLLDALGVAKPILIGHSMGGMLAIRYALQYPDAVSQLVLVNPIGLEDWRAKGVPNATVDQLFAGERKTSAATIRAYQQRTYYAGTWRADYDRWVEMLASMYAGADGATIAWHQALTSDMVFNQPVVHELGRIAIPTVLIVGEKDNTAIGKDRSDKALAATLGDYPVLARETAKRIPGAALITYPDLGHAPQIQAPDRFHRDLLTALER
- a CDS encoding DUF481 domain-containing protein, with the protein product MRPTRWIVAFIAIAAAHPAFAQLALKGAVDAEARPEDPPEAPAADPLLQMVERAVDKGNDTEMDAIVKFASVQSPDRAKQFQAMADNRKKARVAAQLAKVRDAPIYELWDGQVELGGFRTTGNTDNAGVSGAVRVHRDGLRWRNNAAATADYQESAGVTSRERYTGSLEANYKFARKGYAVGLLQYENDRFLGYAARYSASLGLGYRALDGNVTLDLEAGPAVRYTNYVEASTETAIAARGSIDFAWKISRSVSLDHELSLYADHINSSLIGQTALKAKLFGPLSAQFSYNVQFESQPTNERRQLDTTSRASLVYDF